In a single window of the Nitrospinota bacterium genome:
- a CDS encoding LysM peptidoglycan-binding domain-containing protein: MWHALILLIFSLVAVCPALSEASRDPETEIKLEGLDGTASINPDSVVSDKEGPREISPQFAVPPALRSRVDFWKKIYSIYTTRQVVIHDNDDLNIIYEVVDLDAHPKRYVIERKRRIVSILNRLAGNKGNAITSEEEAIAAKFGHIPGNRKFSDAAEGVRLQLGQADRFKKGLERSGKYINYIREVFRAYGLPEELSALPHVESSFNYKAYSSVGAAGIWQFMRYTGRLFMRVDYTVDERRDPIAATEAAARLLRINYNELQSWPLAITAYNHGLNGMKNAKRLHGDDMAEIINNYKSKSFGFASKNFYSEFMAAMEVSRDYKKYFEAVEFEPEYRFREVVLTKSVAPSTVAAALKIPVETLKEHNLSLRPVVWTGKRPIPAGYRLRAPVTTNMDTLIRTNVAMASDERRPAPSLASARLMNKPSSKRVEYITHIARKGETLRSIAATYGTTVAALKKANRLRSLKVRRGMKLRVPETLYETIEVASLDNRLPAPVTVKQAVVNDIKQVALPSSPLEGAAVKAAVADEAQEQESPDFHYVKRGETLFAISKKYGLTVAQISSLNGLSKKARIHPGQKLILDGGEVEDSTSDMGTQVASLSPVVPAPVASRNASDDLASIEPDQKSFAKNYMEPIITQDGAAFTINGKTLKVRPQDFSVRVINSGVGLVKIKSEETLGHYADWLNVSRRQILRLNGRSAAKSFRIGGSVKVPLNKVSRDKFERKRMEYHMGIIEDFFSDFRVDGEKVVTVGRGQTIWDIVSSEPNEPPLWLVRLYNNNSKIESLRPNDTIAIPLVVRK; the protein is encoded by the coding sequence ATGTGGCATGCCTTAATATTGCTGATATTTTCACTGGTGGCGGTTTGCCCGGCGCTGTCCGAGGCTTCCCGCGACCCTGAAACAGAGATAAAGCTGGAAGGCCTGGATGGGACCGCCTCTATCAATCCTGATAGCGTCGTCAGTGATAAAGAAGGCCCTCGGGAAATTAGCCCTCAATTCGCGGTACCGCCCGCTTTGCGCTCCAGGGTGGATTTCTGGAAGAAGATATACTCCATATACACCACCCGCCAGGTGGTCATCCACGACAATGACGACCTGAACATAATTTATGAAGTGGTGGATCTGGACGCCCATCCCAAGCGGTACGTTATAGAGCGCAAGCGCCGCATCGTATCCATCCTAAACAGACTGGCCGGCAACAAGGGCAACGCGATTACGTCCGAAGAGGAGGCCATAGCCGCCAAGTTCGGCCACATCCCTGGTAACAGGAAATTCTCCGATGCGGCTGAGGGCGTTCGGCTACAGCTTGGCCAGGCGGACCGGTTCAAGAAAGGGCTGGAGCGGTCGGGAAAATACATCAACTATATCCGTGAAGTGTTCCGCGCCTATGGCCTTCCCGAAGAGTTGTCCGCCCTGCCCCACGTGGAATCATCGTTCAACTACAAAGCATATTCCAGCGTTGGCGCGGCGGGTATCTGGCAGTTCATGAGGTACACCGGGCGGCTATTCATGCGGGTTGATTACACCGTGGATGAACGGCGGGATCCCATAGCCGCAACCGAGGCGGCGGCGCGGCTGTTGCGCATCAACTATAACGAGCTCCAGTCCTGGCCGCTGGCCATCACCGCCTATAACCATGGGCTCAACGGAATGAAAAACGCCAAGCGGCTTCATGGCGACGACATGGCGGAGATCATCAATAACTATAAAAGCAAGTCTTTCGGGTTCGCCTCAAAAAACTTTTACTCCGAGTTCATGGCGGCTATGGAAGTTTCGCGGGACTATAAAAAATACTTCGAAGCGGTGGAGTTCGAACCGGAATACAGGTTCCGCGAGGTGGTGCTTACGAAAAGCGTCGCCCCCTCAACTGTGGCGGCGGCGCTGAAAATCCCGGTGGAGACCCTTAAAGAGCACAACCTTTCTTTGAGGCCGGTAGTCTGGACCGGCAAGCGACCCATTCCCGCGGGATACCGTCTCCGGGCGCCTGTCACCACTAACATGGATACGCTTATCAGGACCAACGTGGCGATGGCCTCGGATGAACGCAGGCCCGCGCCGTCCCTTGCCTCCGCCCGGCTCATGAACAAACCATCGTCCAAAAGGGTTGAATATATAACTCACATTGCCAGAAAAGGCGAAACGTTGCGCTCCATCGCCGCAACCTATGGAACCACGGTGGCCGCTTTGAAAAAAGCCAACCGTTTACGGTCGCTAAAGGTTCGGAGGGGAATGAAGCTCAGGGTGCCTGAGACCTTGTATGAAACCATCGAGGTGGCGTCGCTGGATAATCGGCTACCAGCGCCAGTAACGGTGAAGCAGGCCGTGGTGAATGATATTAAACAGGTTGCGCTCCCTTCCTCTCCGCTCGAAGGGGCCGCGGTAAAAGCCGCCGTGGCGGATGAAGCGCAGGAGCAGGAGTCCCCCGATTTCCATTACGTTAAACGTGGCGAGACACTTTTCGCCATCAGCAAGAAATACGGTTTGACCGTGGCGCAGATATCCTCGCTAAACGGCCTTTCCAAAAAAGCCCGCATCCACCCAGGGCAAAAACTGATCCTGGACGGCGGCGAGGTTGAAGACTCAACCAGCGACATGGGGACACAAGTGGCCTCCCTTTCTCCGGTGGTTCCGGCTCCTGTCGCGTCGAGGAATGCTTCCGATGATCTGGCATCCATCGAGCCGGACCAAAAAAGTTTCGCCAAAAACTATATGGAACCCATCATCACGCAGGATGGAGCGGCGTTCACGATAAACGGCAAAACCTTGAAAGTGCGGCCCCAGGATTTCTCCGTAAGGGTGATAAATTCCGGCGTAGGTCTGGTGAAGATAAAAAGCGAAGAGACCCTGGGGCATTACGCCGACTGGCTCAACGTAAGCCGCAGGCAGATACTGCGGCTCAACGGCAGGAGCGCCGCCAAATCGTTCCGCATCGGCGGTTCGGTGAAAGTGCCTCTCAACAAGGTGTCCCGGGATAAATTTGAGCGCAAGCGGATGGAATATCACATGGGGATCATCGAGGATTTCTTCAGCGATTTCCGGGTGGATGGGGAGAAGGTCGTAACTGTTGGCAGGGGACAGACGATTTGGGATATCGTCTCTTCCGAACCTAACGAACCGCCCCTGTGGCTTGTGAGGCTTTATAACAACAACTCGAAAATAGAGAGCCTCAGACCCAACGACACCATAGCCATACCATTGGTTGTCAGGAAATAA
- a CDS encoding rubredoxin, protein MAKYVCDVCGYIYDPEVGDPESGIAPGTSFEDVPDDWVCPDCGVTKAQFSRVEE, encoded by the coding sequence ATGGCTAAATACGTTTGTGACGTTTGCGGTTACATTTATGATCCCGAAGTGGGCGATCCGGAGAGCGGAATAGCCCCCGGCACTTCATTTGAGGATGTGCCGGATGACTGGGTTTGCCCGGATTGCGGAGTGACCAAAGCCCAGTTCAGCAGGGTGGAGGAATAA
- a CDS encoding transporter substrate-binding domain-containing protein, with translation MFAGRMPCFAIALFMGFCLFSANALAQPRPMPQPLTAAEREWLRAHPVLRLGGVPSWDPIMMLDSSGKLSGIASEYKALIENKLGVKLELTDYGIPWGEALRRIRKKELDVVMILGQTPERDTYMNFSDGLIDLPYVIITRSDYPHVKGISSLSGKVVAVARNFVAHEWLKREHPEINLLPVETTSNAMEAVALGEADAYVGDFASASHAITTFGITKLKVAAEAGFVNRVRIGVRNDMPELVGILNKAIATIPQSQRDEIWVKWIGLQPHGVDPRLFYAMGALLVAAVFASLAFGGWRLRRAYARMEDMVRERTKELVNANEYLRNSETRFREAIINSPHPAMMHAEGGEILLISNSWTGLTGYSRAEIRTTGLWAQKAFGDSGSAMKRELDESYSLSGIREEGERRITTAKGETLIWLMHSAQLPRLADGRRAALTMGMDVTERKKAEERVSLLAGELARSNEELEKFAFVASHDLQEPLRTVISFLQLLRKEYSGNLGQDANIYINHAVDGARRMSSFIEGLLAYSRVTVSENSPETVNAGICVDDAILALAAAIQESGAVIEKSAMPAVIAVESQLTGVFQNLLANAIKFQPKCQTPRISVSAVPEGAFWEFSVKDNGIGFEPQFQEKIFGMFARNHSRAEFSGSGIGLAVCKKIVENLGGKISAESSPGAGSVFRFTLPAG, from the coding sequence ATGTTCGCTGGAAGAATGCCATGTTTCGCCATTGCGCTGTTCATGGGGTTTTGTCTGTTCAGCGCCAATGCGCTCGCCCAGCCCAGGCCCATGCCCCAACCGCTAACAGCCGCTGAAAGGGAATGGTTGCGCGCCCACCCTGTTTTAAGGCTCGGCGGCGTGCCATCCTGGGATCCCATAATGATGCTTGATTCAAGCGGAAAACTCTCCGGCATTGCCAGCGAGTACAAGGCGCTCATCGAAAACAAGCTTGGCGTGAAGCTTGAACTTACCGATTACGGAATACCCTGGGGAGAGGCGCTAAGAAGAATCCGGAAAAAAGAACTGGATGTGGTAATGATTCTCGGCCAGACCCCGGAGCGGGACACATACATGAATTTCTCCGACGGGCTTATCGACCTTCCATATGTGATCATCACAAGATCGGATTACCCACACGTCAAAGGAATATCGAGCCTGTCCGGTAAGGTGGTGGCGGTAGCCAGGAATTTCGTTGCCCATGAATGGCTGAAAAGGGAACATCCGGAAATCAATCTCCTACCAGTGGAAACCACATCTAACGCCATGGAAGCCGTCGCCTTGGGTGAGGCGGACGCGTATGTTGGAGACTTTGCGTCCGCCAGCCACGCCATTACAACATTCGGCATCACCAAACTGAAAGTGGCGGCCGAGGCCGGGTTTGTTAACCGTGTGCGCATAGGTGTCCGCAATGATATGCCGGAGCTTGTGGGGATTCTTAACAAGGCCATCGCCACAATACCCCAGAGCCAGCGAGATGAGATATGGGTAAAATGGATTGGCCTGCAACCTCATGGAGTGGATCCGCGCCTGTTTTATGCCATGGGTGCCCTGTTGGTGGCGGCGGTTTTCGCTTCCCTGGCCTTTGGCGGATGGAGGTTGCGCAGGGCGTATGCGCGAATGGAAGACATGGTGCGTGAGCGCACAAAGGAGCTTGTCAACGCCAACGAATACCTCCGCAACAGTGAAACCAGGTTCCGGGAAGCTATCATAAACTCTCCACATCCAGCCATGATGCACGCGGAGGGGGGCGAGATTCTACTCATAAGCAATTCGTGGACCGGGTTAACCGGCTATTCCCGAGCCGAAATCCGCACAACTGGCCTTTGGGCGCAAAAAGCCTTCGGCGATTCGGGTAGCGCCATGAAACGCGAACTGGACGAGAGTTACAGCCTTTCCGGAATCCGGGAGGAAGGTGAGCGCCGTATAACCACAGCAAAAGGAGAAACACTTATTTGGCTAATGCACAGCGCCCAGTTGCCCCGCCTGGCCGATGGAAGGCGCGCCGCGCTGACCATGGGAATGGATGTCACTGAACGGAAGAAAGCCGAAGAGAGGGTCAGCCTTTTGGCTGGGGAATTGGCAAGATCCAATGAGGAGCTGGAGAAGTTCGCCTTTGTAGCGTCTCATGATCTTCAGGAGCCGTTACGCACAGTCATAAGTTTCCTGCAACTGCTGAGAAAGGAATACAGCGGAAATCTGGGGCAGGACGCTAACATTTATATCAATCACGCCGTGGATGGGGCAAGGAGGATGTCCTCGTTCATTGAAGGGCTCCTCGCCTACTCCCGCGTAACAGTAAGTGAAAACAGCCCGGAAACGGTGAATGCCGGCATTTGCGTTGATGACGCGATCCTGGCGCTGGCGGCGGCTATTCAGGAATCGGGAGCCGTGATCGAGAAATCAGCTATGCCTGCCGTTATTGCTGTAGAAAGCCAGCTTACCGGCGTTTTCCAGAATCTTCTTGCAAACGCCATAAAGTTCCAGCCGAAATGTCAAACGCCACGCATAAGCGTCTCCGCGGTTCCCGAGGGCGCGTTCTGGGAATTTTCCGTGAAAGACAACGGGATTGGTTTCGAGCCCCAGTTTCAGGAAAAAATATTCGGCATGTTCGCCCGCAACCATTCCAGAGCGGAGTTCTCCGGTTCCGGCATTGGGCTGGCCGTGTGCAAGAAAATAGTGGAAAACCTTGGAGGAAAAATAAGCGCCGAATCCTCGCCCGGCGCCGGAAGCGTTTTCAGGTTCACACTTCCAGCGGGATAA
- a CDS encoding leucine--tRNA ligase: MSDFYDFKGIEAKWRSIWEKNKTFAVERDPAKPKYYLLEMFPYPSGKIHMGHVRNYTIGDAIARRKTMMGFNVLHPIGWDSFGMPAENAAIAHKSHPSPWTVSNIDRMREQFKSLGLSYDWDRELATSHPGYYKWTQWIFARMFDEGLAYRKNSFVNWCESCHTVLANEQVINGQCWRCDSVVVQQEREGWFLKITQYAEALLNALEELKDNWPERVLTMQRNWIGRSVGAEVDFPIEGGGALRVFTTRPDTLYGATFICLAPEHPLSRQLAAGTELEGEVDEFIQSVINQDKIERSAEGAEKKGVFTGRYARNPLNGELVPIWIANFVLIEYGHGAIMSVPAHDQRDFDFAVKYDLPIRIVILPEGKGADEAGEMDAESMAEAYDGDGLMANSGPFTGLRNREQGIEKVIEHLEAKNIGKKSVNYRLRDWGVSRQRYWGAPIPVVSCPKCGPVRVPDEQLPVILPTDVEFPEDGKSPIASLDRFINTTCPKCGGSARRETDTMDTFMCSSWYFTRYTSPRLTTAMVEKDNANYWLPVDQYVGGIEHAVLHLLYARFFMKFLKDIGVVPVGEPFQRLLTQGMVIKDGAKMSKSKGNVVDPDDLINRFGADATRLFILFAAPPERDLEWDDAGIEGASRFMNRVFRIVSSNAEVVSTAGSASDGLDGLERETASLRRMTHKTIARVNNDFERFQFNTSIAAIMEFVNALSAFNLKEGDVQGAAILREAILTLITLLQPITPHLSSELWETVGGEGEINRTSWPIADEACMKEDEITVVVQVNGKLRGKITLPAGASDELAQNTALADPKVKASLEGKPVKKVIVVSGRLVNIVI, encoded by the coding sequence ATGTCCGATTTTTATGACTTTAAGGGTATAGAGGCCAAGTGGCGCTCAATTTGGGAAAAGAATAAGACTTTCGCGGTGGAGCGGGATCCCGCAAAGCCCAAATACTACCTTCTGGAGATGTTCCCATACCCCTCCGGCAAAATACACATGGGGCATGTGCGAAACTACACAATCGGCGACGCCATCGCCCGCAGGAAAACCATGATGGGGTTCAACGTGTTGCATCCCATAGGGTGGGACAGTTTCGGCATGCCCGCCGAAAACGCCGCCATCGCCCACAAGTCCCATCCATCCCCGTGGACTGTGTCCAACATAGACAGGATGCGGGAACAGTTCAAATCCCTCGGCCTCTCATACGACTGGGATAGGGAGCTGGCCACCTCACACCCAGGTTATTACAAATGGACCCAATGGATATTCGCCCGCATGTTCGACGAGGGGCTGGCTTACCGGAAGAATTCCTTCGTCAACTGGTGCGAAAGCTGTCACACCGTGCTGGCCAACGAGCAGGTGATAAACGGCCAGTGCTGGCGGTGCGACTCGGTGGTGGTCCAGCAGGAGCGGGAAGGATGGTTCCTTAAAATCACCCAATACGCCGAGGCCCTGCTCAACGCCTTGGAAGAATTGAAAGACAACTGGCCCGAGAGGGTGTTGACCATGCAAAGGAACTGGATTGGCCGGAGCGTGGGGGCGGAAGTGGATTTTCCCATAGAAGGGGGCGGAGCCCTCAGGGTTTTCACCACGCGGCCCGACACGCTTTATGGCGCCACGTTCATATGTCTGGCCCCGGAGCATCCGTTAAGCCGCCAACTGGCCGCCGGTACGGAGCTGGAAGGCGAAGTGGATGAGTTTATCCAAAGCGTCATCAACCAGGACAAAATAGAGCGTTCCGCCGAAGGAGCCGAGAAGAAAGGGGTGTTCACCGGCCGTTACGCCAGGAACCCGTTGAACGGCGAACTTGTGCCCATCTGGATAGCCAACTTCGTTCTTATCGAGTACGGCCACGGAGCCATTATGAGCGTTCCGGCCCACGACCAGCGGGACTTCGATTTCGCCGTGAAGTACGACCTGCCTATCCGCATCGTCATCCTCCCGGAAGGCAAAGGCGCGGACGAGGCGGGCGAGATGGACGCCGAATCCATGGCCGAAGCCTATGATGGCGATGGATTGATGGCCAATTCCGGTCCGTTCACCGGCTTGCGCAACCGGGAGCAGGGGATTGAAAAGGTCATCGAACACCTGGAGGCGAAAAACATCGGCAAGAAATCGGTGAACTACCGCCTCCGCGACTGGGGCGTTAGCAGACAAAGGTACTGGGGCGCGCCTATCCCGGTGGTGTCTTGCCCCAAATGCGGGCCCGTGCGTGTGCCCGATGAACAATTGCCGGTGATATTGCCCACCGATGTGGAGTTTCCGGAGGATGGCAAATCGCCGATAGCCTCCCTCGACAGGTTCATTAATACCACCTGCCCCAAATGCGGTGGCTCCGCCCGGCGGGAGACCGACACTATGGACACGTTCATGTGCTCCTCCTGGTATTTCACCCGCTACACCTCCCCACGGCTTACAACCGCCATGGTGGAAAAAGATAATGCAAACTATTGGCTTCCGGTGGACCAGTATGTGGGCGGCATCGAACATGCCGTTTTGCACCTCCTGTACGCCCGGTTCTTTATGAAGTTCCTTAAAGACATCGGCGTAGTGCCCGTGGGGGAGCCGTTCCAGCGGCTTCTCACCCAGGGGATGGTGATTAAAGACGGGGCCAAAATGAGCAAGTCCAAAGGAAATGTGGTGGATCCGGACGATCTGATCAACCGGTTCGGGGCGGACGCCACGCGGCTTTTCATCCTCTTCGCCGCCCCGCCGGAGCGCGACCTGGAATGGGACGACGCGGGTATAGAAGGCGCCTCGCGGTTCATGAACCGTGTATTCAGGATCGTCAGTTCCAACGCGGAGGTTGTAAGCACCGCTGGCTCGGCTTCTGATGGGCTGGACGGGCTGGAAAGGGAAACCGCCTCCCTGCGCCGCATGACGCATAAGACCATCGCCCGGGTGAATAACGATTTCGAGCGGTTTCAGTTCAACACCTCCATCGCGGCAATCATGGAGTTCGTCAACGCCCTTTCGGCGTTCAATCTGAAAGAGGGTGACGTTCAGGGGGCCGCTATTCTGAGGGAGGCCATTTTAACTCTCATAACTCTTCTCCAGCCTATCACCCCCCATCTCTCCAGCGAGCTTTGGGAAACTGTTGGTGGGGAAGGGGAGATAAACAGGACCTCCTGGCCCATCGCTGACGAAGCCTGCATGAAAGAGGATGAGATAACCGTAGTGGTGCAGGTAAACGGTAAACTTAGGGGTAAAATAACCTTGCCCGCCGGGGCTAGCGACGAGTTAGCGCAAAACACCGCCCTGGCGGATCCTAAGGTTAAAGCATCGCTGGAGGGCAAGCCTGTGAAAAAGGTGATTGTGGTGTCAGGACGGCTGGTGAACATAGTTATATAA
- a CDS encoding lysozyme — MKTNSEGLALIMDSEGFRADWYLCPAGKPTIGFGHTGPLPEGFNAPLSQDQAERLLRLDLAAFEKAVSELVKVQLTANRFSALVSFVYNVGVQSFRKSALLRRLNALDYALAAEEFKRWVKARGKPLPGLVKRRLAERELFLKEDTDEFFPA, encoded by the coding sequence ATGAAAACAAACAGCGAGGGTTTGGCGCTGATCATGGATAGCGAAGGTTTTAGAGCCGATTGGTATCTTTGTCCAGCTGGCAAACCTACCATCGGTTTCGGGCATACAGGCCCGTTGCCCGAGGGATTTAACGCGCCCCTTTCGCAGGATCAGGCCGAGCGGCTGTTAAGGCTGGACCTGGCGGCGTTCGAAAAAGCCGTGTCTGAGCTGGTGAAAGTACAACTCACCGCAAACCGGTTTTCCGCGCTGGTGTCGTTCGTTTACAACGTTGGGGTTCAAAGCTTCAGGAAGTCCGCCCTTCTCCGGCGCTTGAACGCCCTCGATTACGCCCTGGCCGCCGAAGAGTTCAAACGATGGGTGAAGGCCCGGGGAAAACCCCTGCCCGGTCTCGTAAAACGGCGTTTGGCGGAACGCGAACTTTTTTTAAAGGAGGATACAGATGAGTTTTTTCCCGCATGA
- a CDS encoding fibronectin type III domain-containing protein, with the protein MTKIETRLKASIVPAATMAIVAVALVFNPAQAAKKKKAETPQAAKSAEPAASNGSHDVNGVFFEGLLLDADNKAGKGIISIGAKNGVKKGDRFIIIRKGEPIMDPGTKKVIRIKQTMMGELEVIAANESFSDVKITKGSSDVAKNDVIRSKTSAPAGVKAKAVNFRKIEVSWNYQPEPETKGYQVYRADSPSGEFKLAGKVSSQETLRYLDEHSSSMPMEDSKYYHYKVTAINSLDRESDKSAVVSVASMGPPSPPRGFIGESGKVRSAPLKWEPHDLDVAGYKIYKGDSPTGKFELIKDIKGKGEKSFIDYNPGGSASEPKLDDSRTYYYAISAYSPFNDEGPKSQPSLVRTANPPSITKDFGAKGWQPRKVPLTWKAHSDENVRGYYIYRSSEEKGPYAQITEIKGREKTSFVDMGDSSIFSGGGAMGKLKDFTLYFYKIEAYNWAGSRSGMSEAVSATTKPAPMAPENLKATGNRPKQVPLDWRKNPEPDIKEYRVYRADDEKGAFRKIIDIPADRNYHLDSGLENSKTYLYRIQAVDVFGLEGETSGIVSGTTKSPPAPPAGLKSSREGEKVVLRWEKNREVDVVEYIVHKRGFFGWQKVGSAKDSFFVVPDMKAGSKEDFAISCVDADKLESEKSGVLTVDLR; encoded by the coding sequence ATGACGAAGATAGAAACCCGATTAAAGGCTTCCATCGTACCCGCGGCCACAATGGCCATTGTGGCGGTTGCGCTTGTTTTCAACCCCGCGCAGGCCGCCAAGAAGAAAAAGGCGGAAACACCCCAAGCGGCGAAAAGCGCGGAGCCTGCCGCCTCCAACGGATCGCATGATGTCAACGGTGTGTTCTTCGAAGGATTACTCCTGGACGCCGACAATAAGGCAGGCAAGGGGATAATCAGCATCGGCGCTAAAAACGGTGTGAAAAAAGGGGACAGGTTCATCATCATCCGGAAGGGTGAGCCGATTATGGATCCCGGCACAAAGAAGGTTATTCGGATTAAGCAGACGATGATGGGCGAGTTGGAAGTAATCGCCGCCAACGAATCTTTCTCCGACGTGAAGATAACCAAAGGCTCTTCGGACGTGGCCAAGAATGACGTGATCCGGAGCAAGACCTCGGCTCCGGCAGGCGTAAAAGCCAAAGCGGTGAACTTCCGTAAAATAGAAGTCTCCTGGAACTACCAGCCGGAGCCGGAAACGAAAGGTTATCAAGTTTACCGGGCAGACTCCCCCTCCGGTGAGTTCAAACTTGCCGGTAAGGTTTCCAGCCAGGAAACTTTGCGTTATCTGGACGAGCATTCTTCCAGCATGCCAATGGAAGACTCGAAGTATTATCACTACAAAGTCACCGCCATCAACTCTCTGGACAGGGAGAGCGATAAATCAGCTGTGGTTTCTGTGGCTAGCATGGGCCCTCCATCACCACCCAGAGGATTTATCGGCGAGTCTGGAAAAGTGCGTTCAGCCCCGTTGAAATGGGAGCCTCACGATTTGGACGTGGCAGGTTACAAGATATACAAGGGAGATTCGCCCACCGGCAAGTTTGAGCTTATAAAAGACATAAAGGGTAAGGGGGAGAAGAGTTTTATAGATTATAATCCCGGCGGCTCCGCCTCAGAACCCAAGCTGGATGATTCCAGAACTTATTATTACGCCATATCAGCATATAGCCCTTTCAATGACGAAGGGCCAAAAAGCCAACCCTCCCTGGTAAGGACGGCCAACCCTCCGTCGATAACAAAAGATTTCGGAGCCAAAGGCTGGCAACCGCGCAAGGTGCCGCTTACCTGGAAAGCCCATAGCGATGAGAATGTCCGCGGCTACTATATTTACCGTTCCAGCGAGGAAAAGGGGCCCTATGCCCAGATAACGGAGATAAAGGGCCGCGAGAAGACCAGCTTTGTGGACATGGGCGATTCGTCCATATTCAGTGGCGGTGGCGCCATGGGGAAACTGAAGGATTTCACCCTCTATTTTTATAAGATAGAGGCGTATAACTGGGCCGGTTCCCGCTCTGGCATGAGCGAGGCTGTATCCGCCACCACCAAGCCCGCCCCCATGGCCCCCGAGAACCTTAAAGCCACCGGCAACCGGCCCAAACAGGTTCCCTTGGACTGGCGGAAGAACCCGGAGCCGGACATAAAGGAATACCGCGTTTACAGGGCCGATGATGAGAAGGGCGCGTTCAGGAAGATTATAGATATACCAGCGGACAGGAACTACCATCTCGACAGCGGGCTGGAAAACAGCAAGACATATCTCTACCGCATCCAGGCAGTGGATGTGTTTGGCCTTGAAGGGGAGACATCTGGTATTGTCAGTGGGACCACAAAAAGCCCTCCTGCTCCACCGGCCGGCCTTAAATCGTCCAGGGAAGGCGAAAAGGTTGTTCTCCGCTGGGAGAAAAACAGGGAAGTGGACGTGGTGGAATACATCGTCCACAAGCGCGGTTTCTTCGGCTGGCAGAAGGTGGGAAGCGCCAAAGACTCATTCTTTGTGGTTCCGGACATGAAGGCCGGATCCAAGGAGGATTTCGCCATATCTTGCGTGGACGCGGATAAGCTGGAAAGCGAGAAGTCCGGCGTGCTTACGGTGGACCTCCGGTAA